Proteins encoded together in one Phyllostomus discolor isolate MPI-MPIP mPhyDis1 chromosome 6, mPhyDis1.pri.v3, whole genome shotgun sequence window:
- the LOC114499104 gene encoding olfactory receptor 5B3-like isoform X1, with product MISCDSQITSMENSTEVTEFILLGLTNSPELQVPLFIMFTLIYHITLIGNLGMILLILLDSHLHTPMYFFLSNLSLADLCYSSAVTPAVMAGFLLGHKVISYHACAAQMFFFATFATVENYLLASMAYDRYAAVCKPLHYTTTMTTGVCARLAIGCYVCGFLNASIHIGDTFSLSFCESNVVHHFFCDIPAVMTLTCSDKHIIELILIFISSFNTFLALFVILISYLFIFITILKMPSRQGYQKALSTCTSHLVTVSTFYGAIIIMYLQPSSSHSMDTDKIASVFYTMVIPMLNPVVYSLRNKEVKSAFKKVVEKAKLSLFCCNA from the exons ATG ATATCTTGTGATTCTCAAATCACATCCATGGAGAACAGTACAGAAGTGACTGAATTCATCCTGTTAGGACTAACCAATTCCCCAGAACTACAGGTCCCTCTCTTTATCATGTTCACCCTCATCTACCACATCACTCTGATTGGGAACCTGGGGATGATCCTGTTGATACTGCTGGACTCTCATCTCCACActcccatgtactttttcctcagtAACCTGTCTCTGGCAGATTTGTGTTACTCTTCAGCTGTCACTCCTGCTGTCATGGCTGGATTTCTTCTAGGACACAAGGTCATCTCTTACCATGCATGTGCTGCTCAGATGTTCTTTTTTGCAACCtttgccactgtggaaaattacCTCTTGGCCtccatggcctatgaccgctatgcAGCAGTGTGTAAACCCCTGCATTACACCACCACTATGACAACAGGTGTGTGTGCACGTCTGGCCATAGGTTGCTATGTCTGTGGGTTCTTGAATGCCTCCATCCACATTGGGGACACCTTCAGCCTCTCTTTCTGTGAGTCTAATGTGGtccatcactttttctgtgatATTCCAGCAGTCATGACTCTGACTTGTTCTGATAAGCATATCATTGAActgattcttatttttatttcaagctTTAATACCTTCCTTGCACTTTTTGTTATCTTGATTTCCTACCTGttcatatttattaccattttgaaGATGCCCTCAagacagggataccagaaggctTTATCTACCTGTACTTCTCACCTTGTTACAGTTTCCACATTTTATGGGGCTATCATTATTATGTACTTACAGCCAAGTTCCAGTCattccatggacacagacaaaatCGCATCTGTGTTCTATACCATGGTCATCCCCATGCTGAACCCTGTggtctacagcctgaggaacaaagAGGTCAAGAGTGCATTCAAGAAGGTTGTTGAGAAGGCAaaactgtctctgttttgttgtaATGCATAG
- the LOC114499104 gene encoding olfactory receptor 5B3-like isoform X2: protein MENSTEVTEFILLGLTNSPELQVPLFIMFTLIYHITLIGNLGMILLILLDSHLHTPMYFFLSNLSLADLCYSSAVTPAVMAGFLLGHKVISYHACAAQMFFFATFATVENYLLASMAYDRYAAVCKPLHYTTTMTTGVCARLAIGCYVCGFLNASIHIGDTFSLSFCESNVVHHFFCDIPAVMTLTCSDKHIIELILIFISSFNTFLALFVILISYLFIFITILKMPSRQGYQKALSTCTSHLVTVSTFYGAIIIMYLQPSSSHSMDTDKIASVFYTMVIPMLNPVVYSLRNKEVKSAFKKVVEKAKLSLFCCNA, encoded by the coding sequence ATGGAGAACAGTACAGAAGTGACTGAATTCATCCTGTTAGGACTAACCAATTCCCCAGAACTACAGGTCCCTCTCTTTATCATGTTCACCCTCATCTACCACATCACTCTGATTGGGAACCTGGGGATGATCCTGTTGATACTGCTGGACTCTCATCTCCACActcccatgtactttttcctcagtAACCTGTCTCTGGCAGATTTGTGTTACTCTTCAGCTGTCACTCCTGCTGTCATGGCTGGATTTCTTCTAGGACACAAGGTCATCTCTTACCATGCATGTGCTGCTCAGATGTTCTTTTTTGCAACCtttgccactgtggaaaattacCTCTTGGCCtccatggcctatgaccgctatgcAGCAGTGTGTAAACCCCTGCATTACACCACCACTATGACAACAGGTGTGTGTGCACGTCTGGCCATAGGTTGCTATGTCTGTGGGTTCTTGAATGCCTCCATCCACATTGGGGACACCTTCAGCCTCTCTTTCTGTGAGTCTAATGTGGtccatcactttttctgtgatATTCCAGCAGTCATGACTCTGACTTGTTCTGATAAGCATATCATTGAActgattcttatttttatttcaagctTTAATACCTTCCTTGCACTTTTTGTTATCTTGATTTCCTACCTGttcatatttattaccattttgaaGATGCCCTCAagacagggataccagaaggctTTATCTACCTGTACTTCTCACCTTGTTACAGTTTCCACATTTTATGGGGCTATCATTATTATGTACTTACAGCCAAGTTCCAGTCattccatggacacagacaaaatCGCATCTGTGTTCTATACCATGGTCATCCCCATGCTGAACCCTGTggtctacagcctgaggaacaaagAGGTCAAGAGTGCATTCAAGAAGGTTGTTGAGAAGGCAaaactgtctctgttttgttgtaATGCATAG
- the LOC114499105 gene encoding olfactory receptor 5B3-like, with translation MENTTEVTEFILLGLSNDPELQVPLFIMFTVIYLITVIGNLGIMVLILLDCHLHTPMYFFLSNLSLADLCYSSAVTPTVMAGFLLGHQVISYNACAAQMFFFGAFATVENFLLAAMAYDRYVAVCKPLHYTTTMTRGVCASLAIGSYFCGFLNASIHTGDTLSLSFCESNVVHHFFCDVPAVMVLSCSDRHVSELVVLYVVTFNITFVLLVILTSYTFIFITILKMHSSSGYQKALSTCASHFTAVSIFYGTIIFMYLQPSSSHSMDTDKIASVFYTMIIPMLNPLVYSLRNKEVKGTLMKVVLEAKLFFRL, from the coding sequence ATGGAGAACACTACAGAAGTGACTGAGTTCATCCTCCTCGGACTGAGCAATGACCCAGAGCTGCAGGTGCCCCTCTTCATCATGTTCACTGTCATCTACCTCATCACAGTGATTGGGAATTTGGGAATTATGGTGTTGATTCTCTTGGACTGTCATCTGCACActcccatgtactttttcctcagtAACCTGTCTCTGGCAGATTTGTGTTACTCCTCAGCTGTCACTCCTACAGTCATGGCTGGATTTCTTCTAGGACACCAGGTCATCTCCTACAATGCATGTGCTGCTCAGATGTTCTTTTTTGGAGCCtttgccactgtggaaaatttcCTCTTGGCCgccatggcctatgaccgctatgtaGCAGTGTGCAAACCCCTGCATTATACTACTACCATGACCAGAGGTGTGTGTGCAAGTCTGGCCATAGGTTCCTATTTCTGTGGGTTCCTCAATGCCTCCATTCACACTGGGGACACACTCAGCCTCTCTTTCTGTGAGTCCAATGTGGtccatcactttttctgtgatgtTCCAGCAGTCATGGTTCTCTCTTGCTCTGATAGACATGTTAGTGAGCTGGTTGTTCTTTATGTAGTGACCTTCAACATCACTTTTGTACTTCTGGTTATCTTGACTTCCTACACATTCATATTTATCACCATCCTAAAGATGCACTCATCTTCAGGGTATCAGAAGGCTCTGTCCACCTGTGCCTCTCACTTCACTGCAGTCTCCATCTTCTATGGAACTATTATCTTCATGTACTTACAGCCCAGCTCCAGTCattccatggacacagacaaaatTGCATCTGTGTTTTATACTATGATcatccccatgctgaaccccctggtctacagcctgaggaacaaggaGGTCAAGGGTACACTCATGAAGGTTGTCTTAGAGGCAAAGCTGTTTTTCAGATTATGA